In the genome of Anabaena cylindrica PCC 7122, the window AAATTGTCGCCGTTCTAATGTTACTTGTCGCTCAAATTGACGTGGTATTAGTTGCCGATACGCGGGATATTGCCCTTCTAAAGTGCGGCTGGTTAAACGTTGATTTTGCCAAGCAAATACAACTTGACCTTGATCAAAATATAAGGCTACAGTTTCTTCTGATGAGCTATGAGCTAACATTCTTTGTAGTTCGCGTAATGCTCTAGCTGGTACTGTTACTTCTAGCTGATTGTTGCCATCAAGGGGACGCTCATTAGTGGTTTCCAGCACAGCTAGGCGATGTCCGTCCGTCGCTGCAAATTCTAAAGTATCTTCTTTAACTGTCAGATGTACGCCAGTGAGAACTTGTTTGGTTTCATCTGCACTGGTGGCGAATAATGAACCACGTAAGCCTTCAATGAGTGCAGCGGTGGTGAGTTGAATGGCTTCGGAATTTTCGATTATTGGTAATTCGGGAAATTCTTCGGCTCCCATTGCGCGGACTTGATACTTGCCGTTTTTGGGTTTGAGGGTGACTATTAAACCTTCTCCGGTAGAGTCTCCTGATTCGTCATCGAGGGTGATTTCGCCTTCTGGTAGACGTGAGGTGATATCTACAAGTAGTCTAGCAGGAAGTGCGATCGCACCCCCTTCGATAACTTCAGCACTGAAACTGCTACGGATACCCAAGCTGAGATCAAAAGCTGTTAAGCTGACTTGGTTAGTTTGAGCATCGGCTTGTAGCAGTATATTAGCAAGTACAGGATGAGTTGGCCTTGATGGTACTGCACGACTGACGAGTGAAAGGTTGGTACTAAGATCGCTTTGAGCGCAAACTAATTTCATAAATCTGAGATACAGCTGGTGAAGGATAATAGTAACAAATTTTGGACTGGAGACTGGGGATTAGTATCTGTGGAAAAGCTGTGGAAAAACCAGGCTAGTTTTCCACAGAGTAATTATGCTTAACAGAATTTACTCGGAAAAGATTAAGTTTTCCACAGTTTTTTCCACAAAAGGTAATAGTTTATCCACAATTGCAGTTAAATTTAATAATTTTTTATACTTTGCTTAATATTGTCGCTGAAATGATCAAACGTCAAGATAATTAATTTGGCTGTTGGTTGTGGAAAAAGGCAGCGGGAAGGTGATAGTGAAGAAAACAATTCAGGACTTACACAAGATGTGACCGAAAACCGGATTCTTCCATAGCGGTAATTCATGTAGCTTGCTTCCCGAAGGGTATTACCGCTACTTTCATTGTGTTGTGCGTAAGTCCTACAATTAAAAAATTTAGATTCCCAACTTGAAAAAATTAGGAATCTAGGAATATCTCAGGCGTAAAACTTCCGTGTAAACCATAGGGAATATGATGCTTCAGGTGTAATTTTGCTACTGCACCTTTTAGGAAATCTTGAGCATCTAAAATTACTACATCTGAACAATGATATTCGGCATCATAAACTAAAGCTATTATCCAACCATCATCTTCTTGTTGAGAATTGGGACGAGGAACAAAAATTGGCTCACCCACAAAACCACGAGGTGCAGCACTCCATAATTGTCTGTCTCCTGACTCTAAATCAACTTTGAGAATTGCTTGTAAAGGGGCATTTCCAGTTTGATTATGAGCAGCACCAATGTATAAATAACGATACTTTCTACCCATATTATTGGGGTGAATAATAGGAAATTCGCAAGCACGACTGTCTATCAATTGACGCTGGACTGCATTTTCTTTTAAATTTAGATGAAACCGCCAAAGTTGTGGAGGTGAATTGGTGTCAAAATCAGTTTTCCGATAATCGCTATTTGGTTCAACTTCCGATAAAGATTCATAGCAGATTGAATCAATCACTATTTCATCCCCAACTTCAAAAGCATTGACGTGATGAAAGATAAAACCTGATTGAGCTTCTAGAATTTTAAAATTTGGTGTTTCTGCCTTGGATATGCGGGGGATAACTATTATCTGAGTTGGTTTATTTTTAATTAACTTAATGCATTGTCCAGCACTGCATATTCCCAAGGCAAAAGGTAACGGGTTAAATTCAACAGGATTTTGGAAAAATATGCAGTAATTAGGGGTAATAACAAAATCGTGAATGAAGCAAAAACCAGGAACTTTATGGGATTGCTTTCTAATAATTTCTCCTGCTGGATTTAACTCAAAAATGGTGATCGTTGTGGATAATCCTGGTTTAATAGAGAAATTGACTAAACAAGGTGCATCATTATCTTGTTTGCAACTAGGGTCAAAACGAGGATGGGCGCTAAAGGCTTCACCTGTGGATAAGACACCATTAAAATATTCTTTTTCTAATGTTTCGAGTGTATGGGGGTCAAGGCGATGGGGTTCTGCTGCCTCCCATAATGCCAAGAGTTTACCACCCCAGTAAATAACGTTTGTATTAGCAATATTTTTGATTTTGAAATCAAAGGCATTTGCCAACCAACCACCAGGCTTTTGAGTACCAAAAACACCACGATAAAGGATTTTTTTAGCTTTTTTTTCTGCTAAATAACCACTGGTTTGTACAAATCGGTTACAAAAATGGGCGCGACCCTTGGTGAAGGAGATGCGGCTAATCATGCCATCACCATCAAAAGGATGATGTAAGCGTTTTCCGTTTACATCTAATAAACCAGGTCCATTTCTAAATAGTGTTCCTTGCAATTCTGGGGGAATTTGTCCTTCTATGTCATCAATCCAATAATCAAATTCTTGGGAGAGAGATTCATATCCTCCTTGCCAATCTTCCAGAGTATAGGATTTTGCTGGATTTTGGTTTTCTTGAGTTTCTAATGTATTCATGTTTTTGAAATTACAGCGAATTTCGTGGTTAGAAGATTCATATCTAGTGGGCAAGATGCCCTCACTACAATAGTTTCATTTTTCAAGTTTGTATATCATTTAAATGAAATCCGCTGTATGTACAATTAATTGTTAGCTGAAGTTGCTGCCAATTGTGTGATTTCAGTTTCTTTTTCTGGTAATAATTTTATAAATAGCAGAGGTAATAAAGCACTTAAATTAGTGATAATTACTAATATCCATAGAGCATCAAAGCTGGTGTCTGTAATACCTAACCAGTGCATGATTAATGCACCAAATTCTTTAGAAATAGCTCCTCCTAAGTTAAATATTGACATGATGAGTGAAAATAATGTGGCTTCTATTCCCAAGGGACAAATTCGAGCTGCTAATACCATCACGGGCATGAATGCAATTTGTCCCATAACGGTGAGAATTAAGCTATCTCCTAAACTAAACCAGTGGTCATCTATTCCTAATGCTCTATTTGTGTGAGTTACTAACACTAATATTGTCATTCTTAATGCTGTTGAGATGATGATGCTCCAACCACAGATTACGCGAAAAGGGACGCTTTTAAGGAAGCGTTGAAAGATCCAGATGCCAATTAATGAGGCTAAACTGGTGACTAAATGAACTCTGCCTAAAAATTCTGGTTCAAAGTGCAGTTCGTTGGTGAAGAAGAAGAAAAAGGCTGCGTCTCCACTAGGGGTAGATTGCCACAGAAAGATAAATAATGTGGGTAGCCAAATTGCTTTTTGAGTGAAGACTTGGCGTAGTTGTTTGAGTTGAGTTGAGACGTTGAAGGGATTAGTTTGATGATTTCCTGGGGTATTTTTGTGAATGGGTGTTTCAGTAATTATCCAAGCTGCTGCTGAGATAATGAGGGGGAATAAGGCAGTAACTAAAAATACTGTGCGGGTGGTGAAGTATTCTAAGAGTAGGCCGCTAAAGTAAGCTGTAATCAAGCCTCCAAGGGCGGTAGCACCCCAGCAGATAGATTGGAGGGAGCCGACCTGTGCTTGAGATTCAGATCTGGCACGTTCGACAACGAGGGAGTCAACGATGACATCACTGAAGGCAACAGAGAGGGAACTCAGTGCGATCGCTATTGTTGCTCCCAAGCTAGTATGAACTAATGTGGACAAACTCACCCAAGCCGCAGATCCCAATATTCCTGATAACACCAAATACGGGCGACGAC includes:
- a CDS encoding folate/biopterin family MFS transporter, whose protein sequence is MLIDSSGLSKVKDSVTKQILLGNEPKPELIAILAVYFVQGILGLARLAVSFFLKDELHLSPVEVSALLGIVALPWMIKPLFGFISDGLPIFGYRRRPYLVLSGILGSAAWVSLSTLVHTSLGATIAIALSSLSVAFSDVIVDSLVVERARSESQAQVGSLQSICWGATALGGLITAYFSGLLLEYFTTRTVFLVTALFPLIISAAAWIITETPIHKNTPGNHQTNPFNVSTQLKQLRQVFTQKAIWLPTLFIFLWQSTPSGDAAFFFFFTNELHFEPEFLGRVHLVTSLASLIGIWIFQRFLKSVPFRVICGWSIIISTALRMTILVLVTHTNRALGIDDHWFSLGDSLILTVMGQIAFMPVMVLAARICPLGIEATLFSLIMSIFNLGGAISKEFGALIMHWLGITDTSFDALWILVIITNLSALLPLLFIKLLPEKETEITQLAATSANN
- a CDS encoding carotenoid oxygenase family protein, which codes for MNTLETQENQNPAKSYTLEDWQGGYESLSQEFDYWIDDIEGQIPPELQGTLFRNGPGLLDVNGKRLHHPFDGDGMISRISFTKGRAHFCNRFVQTSGYLAEKKAKKILYRGVFGTQKPGGWLANAFDFKIKNIANTNVIYWGGKLLALWEAAEPHRLDPHTLETLEKEYFNGVLSTGEAFSAHPRFDPSCKQDNDAPCLVNFSIKPGLSTTITIFELNPAGEIIRKQSHKVPGFCFIHDFVITPNYCIFFQNPVEFNPLPFALGICSAGQCIKLIKNKPTQIIVIPRISKAETPNFKILEAQSGFIFHHVNAFEVGDEIVIDSICYESLSEVEPNSDYRKTDFDTNSPPQLWRFHLNLKENAVQRQLIDSRACEFPIIHPNNMGRKYRYLYIGAAHNQTGNAPLQAILKVDLESGDRQLWSAAPRGFVGEPIFVPRPNSQQEDDGWIIALVYDAEYHCSDVVILDAQDFLKGAVAKLHLKHHIPYGLHGSFTPEIFLDS
- the dnaN gene encoding DNA polymerase III subunit beta, whose translation is MKLVCAQSDLSTNLSLVSRAVPSRPTHPVLANILLQADAQTNQVSLTAFDLSLGIRSSFSAEVIEGGAIALPARLLVDITSRLPEGEITLDDESGDSTGEGLIVTLKPKNGKYQVRAMGAEEFPELPIIENSEAIQLTTAALIEGLRGSLFATSADETKQVLTGVHLTVKEDTLEFAATDGHRLAVLETTNERPLDGNNQLEVTVPARALRELQRMLAHSSSEETVALYFDQGQVVFAWQNQRLTSRTLEGQYPAYRQLIPRQFERQVTLERRQFISTLERIAVLADQKNNIVKVSIDNANQEITLSCEAQDVGSGTESMSAQISGEDIDIAFNVKYLMEGLKELPSTEIQMHLNQSLTPVIFTPLGGLKMTYLAMPVQLRN